The Pedococcus dokdonensis region GGGCAGCTGGCGCCACCGGGCGGTTCGCAGGACCACCCGAGAGCCCCGACGTGACATGCTTTCGGCCATGAGTGAGGCCCCGGCGCCCCCCGCCGGCTACCCGGCCCAGTGGGAGGCCGACGTCGTCCTGCGCGACGGCTCGGTGGCCCACCTGCGACCGATCACCCCCGGCGACGTGGACGCAGTGCACCGGTTCCACGCGGGCCAGTCCGCCGAGTCGATCTACATGCGGTTCTTCGCGCCGCTGCGCCAGCTCAGCGACCGCGACGTCACGCGGTTCACGAACGTCGACTACCACGACCGGGTGGCGCTGGTGGCGACGGTGCGCGGCGACATCATCGGGATCGGCCGCTACGACCGCGTCACCCCGACCAGCGCTGAGGTGGCGTTCAACATCTCCGACAGCTACCAGGGCCGCGGCATCGGCTCCGTGCTGCTCGAGCACCTCGCGGTCATCGCCTGGGAGTCCGGTGTCGAGGAGTTCACCGCGGAGGTGCTGCCGCAGAACCGCAAGATGATCTCGGTCTTCTCCGACGCCGGCTACGAGGTGAGCCGGCGGTTCGAGGACGGCGTGGTGTCGCTGACCTTCCAGATCCGGCCCACCGAGCGTTCCGAGGCGGTGCGGCTGTCGCGCGAGCACCGGGCCGAGTCGGTCAGCATGCACTCGGTGCTCTTCCCGGACTCGATCGCCGTCGTGGGGGCCAGCCGCCGGTCTGACTCGATCGGCCACCACATCCTGTCCAACATCCTGGCCGCCGACTTCAACGGCGCCGTGCACGCCGTCAACCGGGAGGCCATGGAGGTGCTGGGACTCCCGGCGCACGCACGGGTCTCGGAGATCCCCGACGACGTCGACCTGGCCGTGGTGGCGGTGCCGGCCGAAGAGGTCCTCGAGGTAGTGGCCGACTGTGCCGAGGCGGGGGTCAGGACCCTCCTCGTGGTCAGTGCGGGGTTCGCCGAGTCGGGGCCCGAGGGTGAGGAGCTGCAGTCCAGGCTGCTGGCCGCCGCCCGCGAGTCGGGCATGCGGGTCCTCGGGCCCAACTCGTTCGGCGTCATCAACAACGACCCTGCGGTGCGCCTCAACGCCTCCCTCGCGCCCGAGCTGCCCCCGCCGGGACGGCTCGGCCTGTTCGCCCAGAGTGGCGCCCTCGGGATCGCCGTGCTCGCCTCGGCCGCGCGACGGGGCCTTGGCATCTCGGTGTTCGCGTCGGCCGGCAACCGGGTCGACGTCTCGGGCAACGACTTCATGCAGTACTGGATCGACGACGACGGCACCGACGCGGTCGGCCTCTACCTCGAGTCGATGGGCAACCCGCGCAAGTTCTCCCGCATCGCCCGCCGCCTGGCGTCGACCAAGCCGGTCATCGTCGTGAAGTCAGGGGTGTCGTCCTACGGCGTCCCGCCGGGGCACCGCGCCCGCCCGACGAGGGTGCGGCCCGAGGCGTTCGACGCGATGCTTCGGCAGGCGGGTGTGATCCGCGTCGAGAACGTCCACCAGATGTTCGACGTGGCGCAGCTCGTGGCCCACCAGCCGCTGCCGCAGGGCAACCGGGTGGCGATCGTCGGCAACTCCGACGCCCTCGGCGCGTTGAGCGCGGAGGCCTGTGTCAGCTGGGGACTGCAGGTCGCGCACGGTCCGGTGTCGCTGCCGAGCGACGCCACGGGCGAGCGGTTCGCCGAAGCCTTGGCCGACGCGTTCGCCGACCCCGACGTCGACAGCGTCCTCACCTGCTTCATCCCTCCTCTGGTCACGCTCGACGAGGACGTCGCCACCGCGGTCCGCGACGCCGCGATGAAGCACGAAAAGCCCTGTCTGACAACGTTTCTCGGCATGCGGGGAGTCCTGGAGCGGCTGTCCGGCACCACGGACGACGGGCGCACCGTGGTGGTCCCCGCCTATGCCATGCCCGAGGACGCCGTCCGCGCCCTGGCCGCCGCGACGAGGTATGCCGAGTGGCGGGCTCGCGACCGCGGCATACCGGTGCTCCCGGCCGGCATCGACCGGGAGGCGGCCGAGACCCTCGTCGAGCGGATCCTGGAGGAGTCGCCCGAAGGGCGCCGGCTCACCCTCCAGGAGGTCACCGAGCTGCTCGGCAGCTACGGCATCGAGGTGTGGGGCAGCGTCCCCGTGCGGACCGCCGATGAGGCGGTCGCCGCAGCGCAGGCGATCGGCTACCCGGTGGTCATCAAGTCGGTGGCGCCGCTGATGCGGCACTCACCCGGTCTGAGCGGGATCCGTGTGGACCTGCGCTCCGAGGCCCAGCTGCGAGAGGCCTTCGAGGGGCTGAACGAGCGGCTGGCGCCGATGTCGGCCAACTCGTTCGTCATCCAGCGGATGGCCACGCCCGGGGTGGCCTGCGTCGTGCGCTCCGACGAGGACCCCTTGTTCGGTCCGGTGGTCTCGTTCAGCATCGCCGGGCCGCCGACCGAGCTGCTCGGCGACATCGGCCACCGGATCCCGCCGCTGACCGATGTGGACGTCTCCGACCTGATCTCGTCGGTGAAGGCCTCGCCCATGCTGCACGGGCACCGTGGAGCGGCGCCGGTGCACCGGGCCGCGCTCGCCGACCTCATCGCCCGCGTCTCGGTGCTGGCAGACAACCTGCCCGAGGTCGCGAGCCTCGTGCTCAACCCGGTGAACGCGCACGTCGGGGGTGTCGACGTGCTCGGTGCCGAGGTCACGCTGGCCCCGACCCCGCGTCGCACCGACCCCGGTCGCCGCACGCTGACCTAGCCGGAGCGGACGCGGCCGGGCTAGGGCAAGATGGACACATGGGCTCCACCTCCTCGCACAGCACACCGCGGAGTGCTGCCGCCCCCCTCAGCCAGCTGCCGGTCGACCTGACCAAGGCGATCGAGCGAGCCGGCTACTACCCGGCCCTGGTCGCCGACGTCGTGCGGGCCGCCCTCGGCACCGAGGAGGTCGTCTCGCACCTGGTGCACCAGGAGACCACCTTCGACCACGACGTCGTGCGTCGTCACATCACCGTGCTGGCCCTCACCGGGTCACGCCTGGTCATCGCGCACGCCGACGACCACACCGACGAGCGGCCCGGTCACGAGGACGTCGCCACGGCCACGACCGAGAGCGTCCCGCTGTCGGCGGTGCGCGGGGTGATGATCACCCACGTGGTGGCCCGTCCCGAGGAGTACGAGCCGGGGTCGCTGGGGCGCGAGATCACCCTCACCCTGGGCTGGGGTGCGGTCAGCCGGATCGACCTGATGCCGGCGTCGTGTGCGGACCCCGACTGCGACGCCGACCACGGCTACGAGGGCAGCGTCGCGTCCGACGACATCTCGTTGCGCATCAGTGCCGACGCCGAGGGCGAGGCCGCGCTGCAGCACGCCCTGGCGTTCGCGCGGGAGCTCTCGGCGAGCATCGGCAGCTGAGGTGCGGCCCACGCAGGGACTGCCCCACCTCGACCCGACGGCTCCGACCGTCGCGGTCGACTGCACCGAGGCGATGCCCTAACCGATGCCGCACGAGGGACTGCTCCCGCCTCGCTACGACGACTCCGGCCTTGCCGGGGTGCTGCCGGCCGTCGCCGCCAGCCTGGGGGTGACGAGGTATGCCGGCACCGGCCACCTCCCGCTGCCCGAGGCCAGGCGCGCCGTGGTCGTGCTCGTCGACGGGCTGGGTTACGAGCTGATCCGGCGCCGGGGTGGCCACGCGCCCTTCCTGCGCTCGCTGTTGCCGGCCGCCCGCAGGATCACCGCCGGGTTCCCCGCCACGACGGCCACCTCGATGGGTACCTTCGGCACCGGGCTGCCGCCCGGCTCGCACGGCCTCCTGGGGTATGAGGTGCTGGTGCCCGGCGAGGACCGACTGGTCAACGAGCTCTCCTGGGAGGACGGGCCCGACCCGCTCGCGTGGCAGCCGCAGCAGACCGTGTTCGAGGCGGCCGAGGCGGCCGGAGTCTCCGTCACCCGCGTCGGCCCGGGGTTCTTCGACGGGTCCGGCCTGACCCGGGCGGCCCTGCGGGGCGGGCGGTTTCGAGCGGCGGACACCCTCGCCGACCGCGTCGATGCCGCCCTGGCGGCGGTGCGGGCAGGAGCCCGCTCGCTGGTCTACCTCTATTGGGGCGACCTCGACAAGGTCGGCCACGTGCACGGCTGCCAGTCATGGGAATGGGGTGACGAGCTCGAGGCGATCGACGCCGAGCTCGCCCGGCTGGTCCGCTCGGTGCCGGGTGACACCGCGGTGCACGTGACCGCAGACCACGGCATGGTGGACGCGCCGCACGCCCTGCGGATCGACCTCGCCCACGACGCCGAGCTGGCGGCGGGGGTCCGCCATGTCGGCGGCGAACCCCGCGCCCTGCAGCTGTACTGCGAGGACGGCGCGGCCTCCGACGTCGTCCAGACCTGGACCGAGCGGGTGGGGGAGCGGGCCTGGATCCGCACCCGGGACCAGGCCACCCGGGAGGGCTGGTTCGGGCCGGTGAGCGAGGTCAACCGGCCGCGGATCGGCGACCTCGTCGTGGCCATGCGCGAGAACTTCGCCATCGTCGACTCGCGGCGCGCGCGTCCACAGCTGCTGGCGCTGCTGGGGCTGCACGGTTCGTTGACGCCCGAGGAGTCCGCCGTGCCGTGGTTCCACGTCCCGGCCCGGGAGAACGCCTAGGGTGTCATCTCGTGGCTGAGCTCGTCTTCTTCTCCGGGACCATGGACTGCGGCAAGTCGACCCTTGCGCTCCAGATGGACCACAACCACCGGGCGCGCGGGCGGTCCGGACTGATCTACACCAAGCTCGACCGCGCGGGCAGCGACGTCCTCTCGTCCCGGCTCGGGCTGTCCACCGCGGCCCACGAGGTCAGTGACGACCTCGACTTCTGGGACGCCGTGGTGGAACACGCCACCAACGGGCTGCGGGTCGACTTCCTGATCTGCGACGAGGTGCAGTTCTACACTCCCGCACAGGTCGAGCAGCTCGCCAAGCTCGTCGACGAGGTCGGCATCGACGTGTTCGCCTTCGGGATCACCGCGGACTTCCGCACCCAGCTGTTCCCCGGGTCGCGCCGGATGATCGAGCTCGCCGACCGGGTGCAGGTGCTCCAGGTCGAGGCGCTGTGCTGGTGCGGGCGCCGCGCCACCCACAACGCCCGCGTCGTCGACGGGGTCATGGTGGTCGAGGGCGAGCAGGTGGTCGTCGGCGACACCAAGCCGGGGACCGAGACCCTGGTCGAGTACGAGGTGCTGTGCCGCCGGCACTTCATGCGCCGGATGAACTCGGCCGCGGCGCGGGCCGCGGCCACCTCACCCGACGTGCTGCCCTTCGACCTCGACGTGTGTCCCGTCCCGCAGGCCTAGGCCAGCGGGCCGGTCGCCGGCCGCGGCTCAGTCGCGGGGCCGGGCCCCGAACATGACGTCGTCCCAGCTGGGGACGCTGCGTCGGCCGGACTTCTTGGCGGCAGGACGGGCCGCCGTCGGCTCGCGCTCCCCGTCGGGTCGGTCGGACGCGTCGTCGGCGTCCTCCGGTGCCCGCCGCGCCTCGGCCAGGTCGTCCGCGGACGCAGGAGCCGCCGGGAGCACGTCGTGGTGGTCGTCGTTCTGGTCGTCGTGGTGGTCGTCGTGGGGGTCGTCGTCGTGCCGGTCGTCGTCGTGCTGGTCGTCGTCGTGCTGGTCGTCGTCGTGCTGGTCCTGCGGGTGGTCGGTCGGGGGCTCGGTGTTGCTGCCCCGGTCGTCGGGTCGGTCGACGTCCAGGTCGTCGTCCAGGCCGTCGTCCAGCGGGTGCTGGCCGCGCGCGGCCGGGGGCGGCGGCATCGACTCGGGGTCGTAGGCCAGGCGCTCCAGCGGCAGCGCGTCCTCGCGCGGCGCCTCGTCACCGGGGGTCTGGGTGGGCGGGCTCTTGCGGCGGCGGGGACGCCCGCGGTGGGAGGCCCGCTCACGCATGGCCGACATGAGGTCGAGCGGTTCCTCACCGGAGCCGCTCGAGGCGCCGGTGGCACGGGGGGCGGCGCGGCGCGCGGAGCCGACCCCACCCTCGGCCTCCACGTCGTAGACGGTGGTCGACCGCACCGGGGCGGAGACCAGGTGCGGCGCGGGCAGCGGCGAGCTCGTGCCGACGGCGTCCTCCTCGCTGAGCCAGCGGGCCTCGTCGTCGGCGGCGGCGACGGTGCGCGCCTGCACGTCGAAGGACCAGCGAGCCTGGCGCTCCCGACCGCCGGCCGCGAAGGTGACGATGACGGTCCAGTCACCCTCCGTGCCGCGGGCCGAGTCCCACTCGGCGGTCGCGGGGTCCACCCCGCGACCGGAGAGCCGCTGGCTGACGCGCGCCGACAGGGTCGGCGTGCTGGCGCCGCCCGCCGACCGCCCGCGCAACCGCACCGCGCGGGCCAGCCCGGCGACATACTCACGCTCGGCGAGGATCGGACCCTCGTAGCGGCGCACCTTCTCGACCGGCCACCCGGACCGCTCGGCGACCTCCTCGGCGGAGAGGCCACCGCGGATCAGCGCCTGCACCTCGCGAGGTCGCATGCCACCGTCGATCTCGATCTGCAGCTGCCCCAGCCTGGGCCGGTCACGGCGGGCAGCCGCGCGCAGCGGCTCGTCGAGCTGGACCCGGAACCGCTCCCCGTCGGCATCGGACAGGAGCAGGTGCTGGCCGTCCTCCTGGACCCCGATCAGCCGCAAATCCCGCATCGCCATCGTCTCCGCAGTCGTGTCCAGGACCGACGTGGTCTCGCCTGTCGTCCGTGCTGGTCATGCTCGTCGTCGTGCTCGTGAACGGGCTCGTGGACCGGGCCCCGTGCTGCTGACTCTGCCATCCCCGAGGTCGAGGCGAAAGCGACCACGCCGCAACGGTAGTTTTGACCTCGCGATGCTCACCTTCGACGCCCACCTGCAGCTGGCACTCGACCTCGTCGGCGTGTTCGCCTTCGCGTTGTCGGGTGGGCTGGTCGCCGTGAAGAAGCGGCTGGACCTGTTCGGGGTGCTCGTCCTGTCCGGCGCCGCGGCGCTCGGCGGAGGCGTGATCCGCGACGTGCTGATCGGCGCGCTCCCTCCGGTCGGCATCTCCGACTGGCGGCTCCTGACCTGTGCCCTCGTCGCCGGGCTGGTGACCTTCCTCTACCACCCCGGCGTCGAGCGGATCTCGCGCTTCGTGCGGGTGCTCGACGCAGCCGGGCTCGCGGTCTTCGCGGTCGGCGGGTCGCTCAAGGCGCTCGGCGCCGGCATGGACCCCCTCACGTCGGTCTTCGTCGGAGGGATCACCGCGGTCGGCGGAGGGATCATCCGCGACGTGCTCGCCGGCCAGGTGCCCGAGGTGCTGCGTCGCGAGATGTATGCCCTGCCGGCGCTGCTCGGAGCCATCCTCATCGTCACCGCCCACCACTACGACCAGGTCAACCCCTTCACCATCTGGGGCTGCGTCGGGCTCGTCTTCGCCATGCGCATGGTGGCGGTCGTCCTCGATGTCCACGCACCCAAGCCGCTGCGCACCGGAGACCTCACATGAACGGACCCCACGCATGAGCACCGACGAGCAACCGCTCGCCCCCTACGACGGCATCCTCCTGCTCTCCTTCGGCGGGCCGGAGAAACCCGAGGACGTGCTGCCGTTCCTGCGGACCGTCACGGCCGGGAAGAACATCCCGGACGAGCGCCTGGAGCAGGTGGGGGAGCACTACTACGGGTTCGGCGGCCGCAGCCCGATCAACGACCAGAACCGCGCCCTCATCGCCGCCCTGCGTGCCGAGCTCGACCGCCGCGAGATCGACACCCCGGTGATCTGGGGCAACCGCAACTTCACCCCCTTCACCGCCGAGGCGCTCGCCGAGGCCGGACAGCGCGGGATGCGTCGCCTGGTCACCGTGGTGACCAGCGCCTACTCGTCCTACTCGTCGTGCCGCCAGTACCGCGAGGACCTGGCCGCCGCGAGCGAGTCGGTGGCGGCCGGTGGCACCGTCATCGAGATCGACAAGGTGCGCCCCTACTCCAACCACCCGGGGTTCGCCCGCACCAACACCCGCCTGGTCACCGAGGCCGTGCGCGGGGTGCTGCGTGAAGGCGTCGACCCCGGCGCCGTCCGCCTGCTGTTCGTGACGCACTCGATCCCGACGGCGATGGACGACACGTCGGGTCCGGGCGACGAGGACGGCAACGCCTACGCGCGCCAGCACCTGGCCCTCGGTGCCGCCATCACCGACGAGGTCAACGCGACGCTCGACACCGACCTCGGCGGTGAGCTGGTCTTCTGCTCCCGCTCCGGACCGCCCTCCCAGCCCTGGCTCGAGCCGGACGTCAACGACCGGCTCGAGGAGCTCGCCGCTGACGGTGCGGCAGTGGTGGTGTGCGCCCCGATCGGGTTCGTCTCCGACCACATGGAGGTCGTCTACGACCTCGACACCGAGGCAGCCGCGACGGCGCAGCGACTGGGACTGCGGCTCGTGCGCGTGCCCACGGTGGGGGTCGACCCCGAGTTCGTCTCGGGACTGGTCGACCTGGTCCTCGAGCGCGCCGCCCAGGCCCGGGGCGAGGACCCTCCCGTGCCGGCGTGGCCCGGCCCGGCCGCCATGCCGTCCGTCTGCGCTCCCGGGTGCTGCCCCAACCTCCGCGAGGCCAGGCCGGCCCTCTGCGGGCGGGACTGACCATGGACCTGCCGATCCCCGACGAACCCACCCTCCACGCCCTGGAGGCGCTCGCGGTGGAGGTCGCCTGCGAAGCCGCTCGCCTGGTGGTCGACGAGCGTCCTGCCAACCTCGGCGTCTCCAAGACCAAGAGCACCGCGACCGACGTCGTCACGGTGATGGACCAACGGGCCCAGGACCTGATCCGCACCCGCCTCCAGGCCGCCCGCCCCGGTGACGGCTTCCTCGGCGAGGAGGAGGGCGGCACCGACGGCCGCTCCGAGATCACCTGGGTGGTGGACCCCATCGACGGCACGGTCAACTACCTCTACAACATCCCCTCGTATGCCGTGTCCGTCGCCGCCGTGGTCGGCGACCCCACCACCCCCGGTGCGTGGCAGCCGGTGGCCGGAGCGGTGGTCAACCCGGTGTCCGGGGAGCTCTTCCGCGCCCGGACCGGCGCGGGCGCCTGGCTGGACGGCGTGCCCGCAGTCTCCGCGTCTCCGCCGACGATGACGGCGCGCCGCCTCGAGCTCGCGGCCCCGCCGACCCTGGGACACGCCCTGGTCGGCACCGGGTTCGGCTACGACACGGCTCGGCGCCAGTGGCAGGCCGCGATGCTGCTCGACGTGCTCCCGCAGGTGCGCGACATCCGCCGGATCGGGAGCGCTGCCCTCGACATCTGCGCGGTCGCCGCGGGCAGCCTCGACGCCTACTACGAGCGCGGCCTGAACCCGTGGGACATGGCCGCGGCCTGGCTCGTCCTGGTCGAGGCGGGAGGCCGGTTCACCGGCCTGTCCGGTGAACCCCCCAGTGACCAGATGGTGGTCGCCGCAGCGCCCACCCTGCACACCACGCTCCACGAGGTGGTGCTCCGAGCAGCGGAGCGGGCCGGCGACGAGGCTCAGGCTGCGCTGTAGCCGTTCAGCTCGGGGATGCGCAGTCCGTGCTCGGAGGCGAGGCGGGCGAGGTTCTCCAGCTCCGCCTCCCGGACGGAAGCGAGGTAGTCGTCGCCGGACTCCTGGGCCTTGCGCAGGGACTGGACGGCGCGGGTTGCGCGCTGGGTGATCTCGGAGTGGAACTCGGTCATGGTGCACCCCTCTCTTCGTGTGGCGGATGGTCGTTGCACGAGTCGGGTTCGGCCGGGCCGGAGTGAGGACTCTACGGGTAGAGACGCGCCAAAGGGGAGCCGGGGTTGCCCGCCGAGGGTGAATCTTGGGTGAACCCAGACCAAGGCATGGGGTGCCCGGTGAAGTGCTCGCAGACCGAATCTGGACGCGATGGTGACGCAGCGTCGTGGATAGGGCACAATCCCCGCCTGCAACGGGCACAAAACCGTGGGCACCAGCGTTACACGGGCGAAATCGTCTTCCCGGGCTGCGGGAGGACGCCAGCAGGACGACAGAACAGGGAGAGCGACAGCGACCATGGCGACTGACTACGACGCGCCGCGCAAGACCGATGACGAGCTGTCCGAGGACTCGATCGAGGAGTTGAAGTCCCGTCGAGTCGACAAGAGCGCATCGAGCGTCGACGTCGACGAGACCGAGCAGGCCGAGGGCTTCGAGCTGCCCGGTGCGGACCTGTCCGGTGAAGAGCTCTCGGTGCGGGTCATCCCGCGCCAGTACGACGAGTTCACCTGCTCGCGGTGCTTCCTCGTCCACCACCGCAGCCAGCTGGCCTCCGAGTCCGGCGGGCAGATGGTGTGCCGGGAGTGCGCTGCATAGGTGAGCGACAACCGGACGGACGACACGGTGCGGCACGCACCGCCGTCCGACGCAGGGATAGGGTCGGTCCACGTGACTGGCCCTTCTCGCGTTCCGTCGCCCGCACTGCCCGTCGGGGTCCGTCGGCTCGACCCGGGGCTCCCGCTGCCGTCGTACGCCCACCCCGGTGACGCGGGTGCCGACCTGCACGCCGCGGCGGACGTGACGATCCAACCGGGGGAGCGCACCCTCGTGCCGACCGGGCTGGCGCTGGCCATCCCGGACGGCTGGGTGGGGCTGGTGCACCCGCGCTCGGGACTGGCGGCCAGGCACGGCATCACCATCGTCAACGCCCCCGGCACGGTCGACGCCGGCTACCGGGGCGAGATCCTCGTCAACCTCGTCAACCTCGACCCGCGCGACCCCTTCACGGTGCGCCGTGGCGACCGCATCGCCCAGCTGCTGGTCCAGCAGGTGGCGCGGGTGGACTTCCACGAGGTTGATTCGCTCGAAGCCACCCCGCGGGGTGACACTGGACACGGTGCCAGTGGTGGCTTCGGCGACCACACCCCGACAACGAAGGACTGAGTCTGCAGTGGGCATTTTCCGACGCGGCAAGAACGCGGACGTGACCGACGCCGAGGTCGACCAGACCCACGGCGGCACCGAGGCCGACCTGGTCGACTCCGACGCCGCCGGGCCTGACGCCCGTGGGACCGACGCAGCTGGGGCCGACGCAGCTGGGGCCGACCCGGCCGACCTCGACGGGGTCGCGGACGCACCCGGCACCGACGGGGTGGTCGACGCCGGCGCAGACGAGGGCGAGGGCGCAGACGAGGGCAAGGGCCTGGCGGTCGACCCGGCCGCTGCCACCGGGCCCTACGACGCGTCCGAGGTCGAGGCCGACGACGGCCGCCTCGACCTGGGTGCGCTGCGCATCATGGGAGTGCCCGGCATGGAGCTGCGCCTGGAGATCGACGAGGCCGCCGACCAGGTGGTCGGCGCGACCGCAGTGATCGGCGACTCGGCCGTGCAGATCCAGGCCTTCGCCGCCCCCAAGACGATGGGCATCTGGGACGACATCCGCGGCGAGATCGCCGAGTCGATCCTCGCGCAGGGCGGCACCGCCGACGAGGCCCGCGGCGCCCTGGGCACCGAGCTGCGCACGCGCATGCCCTCCGCCGGACCCGACGGCCGCACGGTCTTCGCACCGGCCCGCTTCGCGGGGGTCGACGGTCCGCGATGGTTCCTGCGGGCCGTGTTCTCCGGTCGCGCCGCGATCGACGACGCAGCCGCCGAACCGCTGCTCGAGGTGGTCCGCGGCGCCGTCGTGGTGCGCGGGGACGCGGCCATGGCACCGCGCGAGATGCTGACCCTCACGCTGCCGGCGCAGGTCGAGACGCACGACCACGACCACGACCACGACCACGGTCACGACCACGACCACGACGAGGCCGGGCGGCGGGTCGACGACCTCAAGCCGTTCGAGCGCGGTCCCGAGATCACCGAGGTCAGGTAGGACGCCATGGCCACCAAGCAACCCCTCACCGTCGACCCCCGGATGCCGGCCCGACCGGCGCCGGGCCCCGCGTCCACGGATGTCCGCAAGTCGCCGTTGTCGCGGCTCGGGGAGCGGCTCACCAAGTCGGTCACCCAGATCGAGGCCGACGAGCTGCAGGAGGACGCCGCCCGGATGGGCTGTACGCCCATGTGCGACCTGCAGGACCGTCAGGAGGCGACCGTCTCCGGCACCGTCCGCGCCGTCACCCTTCGTCCGCGGGTCAACGTCCCCGCCCTGGTGATCGACCTCTACGACGGCAGCCGCACGATCAACCTGGTGTGGCTCGGTCGGCGCACCATCGGCGGGATCGAGCCAGGCACCTACCTGCGGGCGCATGGTCGCGTGACGTGGACGCGAGGCACGCCCACGATCTTCAACCCGGCCTACGAGATCGTCCCGCTGCGTGGCCACTGACCCGACGCCACCGGCCACGCGGGCTCCGCGGACCAGCCGCACCCTGCCCGCCGACCCCCCGCCCGGTGCCACCGTCGAGGAGCTGATCCGGCACCGCCTGTCGACCGCGCTCGGCGGCTGGCGGGGTTCGGTCGAGACCGCCCTGCCCACCGTGGCGTTCGTCGTCCTGTGGGTCTGGCGCAAGGACCTGACCGCGGCCATCATCGCCTCCGTCGCGGTGACCGTGGTGCTGGCGGTCGTGCGGGTCGCCCAGCGGCAGAGCCTCCAGTACGTGCTGTCGGCGGTCTTCCCGACCGCGATCGCGGCCTTCTTCGCACTGCGCAGTGGCAAGGCCGAGGACGCCTTCCTGCCCGGCATCATCTGGAACGCCGTCATGCTCGCAGTGGCGCTGGTGTCGGTGGCCCTGCGGTGGCCCCTCGTCGGGTTCATGGTCGGCGCCGGGGACCCCAGGCTGGCCGACGACCCGGTCGGGTGGCACCGCGACAAGGGACTCGTGCGGGTCTGCCAGCGGCTGACCCTCGTGCTCGTCGCGTTGTTCGTGATCCGGCTGGTGGTGATGGTGCCGCTCTACCTCGCGAGCGAGGTCGCGCTGCTGGGCGTCGCGAAGGTCGCCCTGGGCTGGCCGCTGTGGTTGGCCGGTGTCGCCGTGATGGGCCTGATGCTGGTCAGGGGACACACCGCACCGGAGCTGGACCACTCCGACGAGGTCGAGGGCGCCGCGGCCGCGGACGGCGCGGACGACGCGGACGGGGCCACCGACCCCGAGGTTCACTCCTCGCCGCGCGGCACCCGCTGACCCGGGCTGAGCATCGCCTCGAGCTCGTCCTCGAACTCCGGCGTCGAGATGAACAGCAGCTCGTCGTGCGGCTCGAGTGAGTCGTCCCGACTCGGCGCGATGGGGTGGTCCTCGCGGATGATGCCGACCAGCACGGTCTCGCCCGGGAAGTCGACGTCGCCGACCCGCTTGCCGGCGTAGGGGCTGTCCGGCGGCAGCGTGAGCTCGACCATCGTCGCCTTGCCCTGCTGGAACTGGAAGATCCGCACGAGGTCGCCGATGCTCACCGCCTCCTCGACCAGGGCGGTCATGAGCCGCGGGGTCGACACGGCCACGTCGACACCCCACGCCTCGTCGAACATCCACTCGTTCTTGGGGTTGTTGACCCGGGCCACGGTGCGCGGCACGCCGAACTCGGTCTTGGCCAGCAGCGAGACGACGAGGTTGACCTTGTCGTCACCGGTCGCCGCGACGACCACGTCGCACTCCGCGAGGCCGGCTTCGTGCAGCGCGGTGATCTCACACGCGTCGGCGAGCAGCCAGTTGGCGTCGGGGATCTTGCTGGCCTGGACGTCCTTGCGCTCGCGGTCCATGAGGAGCACCTGGTGCCCGTTGTGCAGCAGCTCGCGGGCGATCGAGCGACCGACGCTGCCTGCACCGGCGATGACGACGCGCATGCTTGGTTCCTTCTGGTGGGTCAGTCGTGGGTCGGAGTCTTGGTCAGTGTTCGCTCACGGCGGGCGGGCCGTCGAGAGTCCGTTCGACGGCCGGCAGCTCGGCGGCAAGGGCGGCCAG contains the following coding sequences:
- a CDS encoding DUF3159 domain-containing protein → MATDPTPPATRAPRTSRTLPADPPPGATVEELIRHRLSTALGGWRGSVETALPTVAFVVLWVWRKDLTAAIIASVAVTVVLAVVRVAQRQSLQYVLSAVFPTAIAAFFALRSGKAEDAFLPGIIWNAVMLAVALVSVALRWPLVGFMVGAGDPRLADDPVGWHRDKGLVRVCQRLTLVLVALFVIRLVVMVPLYLASEVALLGVAKVALGWPLWLAGVAVMGLMLVRGHTAPELDHSDEVEGAAAADGADDADGATDPEVHSSPRGTR
- a CDS encoding potassium channel family protein; amino-acid sequence: MRVVIAGAGSVGRSIARELLHNGHQVLLMDRERKDVQASKIPDANWLLADACEITALHEAGLAECDVVVAATGDDKVNLVVSLLAKTEFGVPRTVARVNNPKNEWMFDEAWGVDVAVSTPRLMTALVEEAVSIGDLVRIFQFQQGKATMVELTLPPDSPYAGKRVGDVDFPGETVLVGIIREDHPIAPSRDDSLEPHDELLFISTPEFEDELEAMLSPGQRVPRGEE
- a CDS encoding OB-fold nucleic acid binding domain-containing protein, with the translated sequence MATKQPLTVDPRMPARPAPGPASTDVRKSPLSRLGERLTKSVTQIEADELQEDAARMGCTPMCDLQDRQEATVSGTVRAVTLRPRVNVPALVIDLYDGSRTINLVWLGRRTIGGIEPGTYLRAHGRVTWTRGTPTIFNPAYEIVPLRGH